ATCCATTGGTATGCTGTTAAGAAATTCATTTACATCAATGCCTAAGTTTTGTTGATTGACATAGGCGTTATTGATATCCAGTAAAATACCACAACCTGTTTCTTTACAGAGTGCTGCAATAAACTCAGCCTCACTCATTTCGCTTTCTGGATAATGTATATAGCGGGAAACATTTTCGATAAGGATTGGCCTGGATAATAAAGTTTGCACTTGATCAATACGCTCAGCCATTAACTGTAGTGCAGTTGCTGTATAAGGAATGGGTAATAAGTCGTGAAAGTGGTGGCCTTGTAAGCTAGTAAAACAAACGTGTTCTGATACAAGGGCAGGCTGAAATTCATCAACCGCTTGGCGAAGTTTCAGTAAGTATGCTTGATTTAACGGGTCAACACCACCCAGGTTAAGGTTAACTCCATGAAAACTCAATGGATAATTTTCTCTAATTT
This is a stretch of genomic DNA from Spartinivicinus poritis. It encodes these proteins:
- a CDS encoding DUF692 domain-containing protein, which gives rise to MWTHTLTDAGIGLRSPHLQAIIRDKPVIPWLEVHICNFLGGGLNRMLLHKIRENYPLSFHGVNLNLGGVDPLNQAYLLKLRQAVDEFQPALVSEHVCFTSLQGHHFHDLLPIPYTATALQLMAERIDQVQTLLSRPILIENVSRYIHYPESEMSEAEFIAALCKETGCGILLDINNAYVNQQNLGIDVNEFLNSIPMDHVGEIHLAGFSETDDGWLIDTHGSQISEPVWQHYRQLCKNYPAIPCLIERDNNLPPLAELLQEQAQAQRIINQYKRKDTSNVYAARY